One region of Erythrolamprus reginae isolate rEryReg1 chromosome 8, rEryReg1.hap1, whole genome shotgun sequence genomic DNA includes:
- the FOXO4 gene encoding LOW QUALITY PROTEIN: forkhead box protein O4 (The sequence of the model RefSeq protein was modified relative to this genomic sequence to represent the inferred CDS: inserted 3 bases in 2 codons; deleted 6 bases in 5 codons), protein MAEPAGSPRAAASSSSSLAALDPEFPPQSRPRSCTWPLPRPELVAVGEPEPGDASASPEEPGGGGGGGGEACGGGAGGGGGAGGGARKGPGGAGGSGGARRNAWGSQSYADLISQAIQSTPDKRLTLAQIYEWMVRSVPYFRDKGDSNSSAGWKNSIRHNLSLHNKFIKVHNEATGKSSWWMLNPEGGKRREGPPAGERPSMDNSSKLAKLRGKTHRKKPAVGAAXPEPKADSPVSQFPKWPGSPSGRSNEDSDAWTSIRPRTSSNASSVGLSSVLAEQDDLADEELLPTLVYSSAPSNVPPTVTEELELIDGLNLMSASPSSLLGPPQPAPRNFPLRAPSAAATQAPDPLAAPLFGPMDHLLPPSAGHFSHSLEELLTSNSPPASDVMMTQVDPILPQSGSRVGSXSYLLLGDQPSKAKMGLGGLLRKPLEQQLETLGAPALPSAFTMAPSSQSPLGLSALKTPGPAPSAQGGQLGPLAALPATFPAFDGSQDKLPNDLDVDMYMEDLQCDVDYIISTDLMDGEGLDFNFEPIPSTPSYPSTSQASNHSWVPS, encoded by the exons ATGGCGGAACCGGCCGGGAGCCCCCGGGCGGCCGCGTCCTCGTCCTCGTCGCTGGCCGCGCTCGACCCGGAGTTCCCCCCGCAGAGCCGGCCGCGCTCCTGCACTTGGCCGCTGCCCCGGCCCGAGCTGGTGGCGGTGGGGGAGCCGGAGCCGGGCGACGCCTCTGCCAGCCCCGAGGAGCCcgggggcgggggcggcgggGGCGGCGAGGCCTGCGGGGGGGGCGCtggtgggggcgggggggct GGCGGGGGCGCGCGCAAGGGGCCCGGCGGGGCGGGGGGCTCGGGCGGGGCGCGGCGCAACGCCTGGGGCAGCCAGTCCTACGCCGACCTGATCAGCCAGGCCATCCAGAGCACGCCGGACAAGCGGCTGACCCTGGCGCAGATCTACGAGTGGATGGTCCGCTCCGTGCCCTACTTCCGCGACAAGGGCGACAGCAACAGCTCCGCCGGCTGGAAG AACTCCATCCGACACAACCTGTCCCTGCACAACAAGTTCATCAAAGTGCACAACGAGGCCACCGGGAAGAGTTCGTGGTGGATGCTGAACCCGGAAGGGGGCAAGAGGCGGGAAGGGCCCCCCGCAGGAGAGCGGCCCTCCATGGACAACAGCAGCAAGCTGGCCAAACTGCGCGGGAAGACGCACCGGAAGAAGCCGGCCGTGGGGGCAGC CCCGGAGCCCAAGGCCGACAGCCCCGTCTCCCAGTTTCCCAAGTGGCCGGGCAGCCCCTCCGGCCGCAGCAACGAGGACTCGGACGCCTGGACCAGCATCCGGCCCCGGACCAGCTCCAACGCCAGCAGCGTGGGCCTCTCCTCCGTGCTGGCCGAGCAGGATGACCTGGCCGATGAGGAGCTGCTGCCCACCCTCGTCTACTCCAGCGCCCCCAGCAACGTGCCCCCCACCGTGACCGAGGAGCTGGAGCTGATCGACGGCCTGAACCTGATGTCGGCCAGCCCCTCCTCCTTGCTGGGCCCCCCGCAGCCGGCCCCCAGGAACTTCCCCTTGCGAGCCCCCAGCGCTGCCGCCACTCAGGCCCCG GACCCTTTGGCGGCCCCCCTCTTTGGCCCCATGGACCACCTGCTG CCACCCTCAGCCGGCCATTTCTCCCACTCGCTGGAGGAGCTGCTCACGTCCAACTCG CCCCCCGCCAGCGACGTGATGATGACCCAGGTGGACCCGATCCTCCCGCAGAGCGGAAGCCGGGTGGGCA AGAGTTACCTGCTCCTGGGGGACCAGCCCTCCAAGGCCAAGATGGGCCTGGGGGGCCTGCTCAGGAAGCCCCTGGAGCAGCAGCTGGAGACCCTTGGGGCCCCCGCCCTGCCCTCCGCCTTCACCATGGCCCCCTCCTCCCAGAGCCCCCTTGGCCTGTCTGCCCTGAAGACTCCGGGCCCAGCCCCCTCTGCCCAGGGGGGTCAGCTGGGCCCTCTGGCCGCCCTGCCCGCCACTTTCCCGGCCTTTGACGGGAGTCAGGATAAGCTGCCCAACGATTTGGATGTGGACATGTACATGGAGGATCTTCAGTGCGATGTGGACTACATCATCAGCACCGACCTCATGGACGGAGAG GGGCTGGACTTCAACTTCGAGCCCATCCCGTCCACGCCGAGCTACCCAAGCACCTCACAGGCTTCCAATCACAGCTGGGTCCCCAGCTAA
- the SLC7A3 gene encoding cationic amino acid transporter 3 has translation MLKTTLTNFGKKLIRQRTVDLGSQDTQLARCLSTVDLMALGVGSTLGAGVYVLSGEVAKDQAGPSIVLCFFVAAVSSVLAGLCYAEFGARVPKAGSAYLYSYVTVGEIWAFTTGWNLILSYMIGTASVARAWSSTFDHIIGGHISTFFRNHTALHLEHVLAEYPDFFALFLVLLLTGLLSFGVSESALVNKIFTAINLLVLSFVIVAGFVKGDVKNWNLSKEDYQNLSQNLLEPGHKDHFGQGGFVPFGFEGVLSGAATCFYAFVGFDCIATTGEEARNPQRSIPISIIVSLLICFVAYFGVSASLTLMVPYFLVDDESPLPDAFKAVGWEPARYVVAIGSLCALSTSLLGSMFPMPRVIYAMAEDGLLFRFLFRVHSRTKTPLVATVVSGIIAALMAFVFELKDLVNLMSIGTLLAYSLVAISVLILRYQPELFKFSKDLEMLQINGSEEEKMTFNSTAGDGGQNALKEKFIYRRLVFPSEDIPTHVSGRIVYISTTVVVVTITALCGILAHEWAALLRGSVGWVIACVLLLGVLLAGTIIIWRQPESKTRLTFKVPGLPLLPLFSILVNIYLMMQLDAGTWARFAVWMAIGFAIYFGYGLQHSEEGRGAQQSQSATDKALPSANSELSQEIAN, from the exons ATGCTGAAGACAACCTTGACCAACTTTGGCAAGAAGCTGATCCGGCAGCGGACGGTGGACCTGGGCTCGCAGGACACTCAGCTGGCCCGCTGCCTCTCCACCGTGGACCTGATGGCTCTGGGCGTAGGCAGCACCCTCGGGGCAGGGGTCTACGTTTTGTCTGGAGAGGTCGCCAAGGATCAGGCCGGCCCCTCCATTGTGCTCTGTTTCTTCGTGGCGGCCGTCTCGTCCGTCTTGGCCGGTCTGTGCTACGCGGAGTTTGGAGCCCGGGTGCCCAAGGCTGGCTCGGCCTACCTCTACAGCTATGTCACCGTTGGGGAGATCTGGGCCTTCACCACAGGGTGGAACCTCATCCTCTCCTACATGATAG GGACCGCAAGCGTGGCCCGGGCCTGGAGCTCCACCTTTGACCACATCATTGGGGGCCACATCTCCACTTTCTTCCGGAACCACACCGCTCTGCACCTGGAGCACGTGCTGGCCGAGTACCCGGACTTCTTCGCCCTCTTCTTGGTGCTGCTGCTGACAG GGCTGCTGTCGTTCGGCGTGAGCGAATCTGCCCTGGTGAACAAAATCTTCACGGCCATCAACCTGCTGGTGCTGAGCTTCGTCATCGTGGCGGGTTTTGTGAAAGGAGACGTCAAGAACTGGAACCTGTCCAAGGAGGACTATCAGAACCTCTCGCAAAACCTCTTGGAGCCTGGACACAA GGACCACTTTGGCCAGGGAGGGTTCGTCCCCTTCGGCTTTGAGGGGGTCCTCTCGGGGGCTGCCACCTGTTTCTACGCCTTCGTTGGGTTCGACTGCATCGCCACCACAG GTGAGGAAGCCCGCAACCCTCAGCGGTCCATCCCCATCAGCATCATCGTCTCCCTCCTCATCTGCTTCGTGGCCTATTTCGGTGTCTCGGCTTCCTTGACCTTGATGGTCCCCTACTTCCTGGTGGATGACGAGAGCCCGCTGCCCGATGCCTTCAAGGCCGTGGGCTGGGAGCCTGCCCGCTACGTGGTGGCCATCGGCTCCCTCTGTGCCCTCTCCACAAG CTTGCTTGGCTCCATGTTCCCCATGCCGCGCGTGATCTACGCCATGGCCGAAGACGGGCTGCTCTTCCGCTTCCTCTTCCGGGTTCACAGCCGGACCAAGACTCCCTTGGTGGCCACTGTCGTCTCAGGCATCATTGCAG CCCTGATGGCCTTTGTCTTCGAGCTGAAGGACCTGGTCAACCTGATGTCTATCGGCACCCTCCTGGCCTACTCTCTGGTGGCCATCTCTGTGCTCATCCTCAG GTACCAACCTGAGCTATTTAagttctccaaagacttggaaatGCTCCAGATAAATGGAAGCGAAGAAGAAAAAATGACGTTTAATTCCACGGCCGGTGACGGTGGCCAGAATGCGCTGAAAGAGAAGTTCATCTACAGGCGTCTTGTCTTCCCCTCCGAGGACATCCCAACCCATGTGTCGGGGCGCATCGTCTACATCAGCACCACAGTCGTGG TTGTCACGATCACAGCCCTGTGTGGCATCCTGGCCCATGAATGGGCAGCACTCCTGAGGGGCAGCGTTGGCTGGGTCATTGCCTGTGTCCTCCTCCTGGGCGTTTTGCTCGCTGGCACCATCATCATCTGGAGGCAGCCGGAAAGCAAGACCCGCCTCACTTTCAAA GTGCCTGGCCTGCCCTTGCTCCCCCTCTTCAGCATCCTGGTCAACATCTATCTCATGATGCAGCTCGATGCAGGGACCTGGGCCCGCTTTGCTGTCTGGATGGCCATCG GCTTTGCCATCTATTTCGGCTATGGGCTCCAGCACAGCGAGGAAGGCCGGGGGGCCCAGCAGTCCCAGTCAGCCACCGACAAGGCCCTGCCTTCGGCCAACTCTGAGCTGAGCCAAGAGATCGCCAACTGA
- the SNX12 gene encoding sorting nexin-12: MSEATVADTRRLNSKPQDLTDAYGPPSNFLEIDIFNPQTVGVGRARYTSYELRMRTNLPIFKLKDSCVRRRYSDFEWLKNELERDSKIVVPPLPGKALKRQLPFRGDEGIFEETFIEERRQGLEQFINKIAGHPLAQNERCLHMFLQDETIDRNYVPGKVRQ, encoded by the exons ATGTCCGAGGCGACGGTGGCCGACACGCGGCGCCTGAACTCGAAGCCGCAGGACCTGACGGACGCTTACGGGCCGCCCAGCAACTTCCTGGAGATCGACATCTTCAACCCGCAGACTGTGGGCGTCGGGCGGGCCCGCTACACCAGCTACGAGCTCCGTATGAGG aCCAACCTGCCCATCTTCAAACTGAAAGACTCCTGCGTGAGGCGGCGATACAGTGACTTTGAGTGGCTGAAGAACGAGCTGGAGCGGGACAGCAAG ATTGTAGTACCTCCGTTgccaggcaaggccttgaagcgcCAGCTTCCTTTCCGGGGAGACGAGGGCATCTTTGAGGAGACCTTCATAGAAGAACGAAGACAAGGCTTAGAGCAGTTCATCAACAA AATCGCTGGACACCCGCTGGCACAGAACGAGCGCTGCTTACACATGTTCCTGCAAGATGAAACTATCGACAGGAACTACGTCCCGGGGAAAGTCCGTCAGTAG